Proteins encoded by one window of Arachis ipaensis cultivar K30076 chromosome B04, Araip1.1, whole genome shotgun sequence:
- the LOC107635810 gene encoding uncharacterized protein LOC107635810: MTSNFVKLERFDGENFIRWQKKMHFLLTTLKMAYVLTIPRPPEVEGEAVAETRARQKWDNDDYICTRHILNGMANALFDVYQNVGNAKELWDKLETKYMAKDATSKKFLITRFNNYKMVDGRSVMEQRYEIERILNNFKQHNMHMDDTIIVSSIINKLPPSWKEFKRTMKHRKDDVSLEQLSNHLRIEESIVNKTILKSKVLMLIFT, encoded by the coding sequence ATGACGTCGAATTTTGTCAAGTTAGAAAGATTTGATGGTGAAAATTTCATACGATGGCAAAAGAAGATGCATTTCCTTCTCACAACACTAAAAATGGCATATGTTCTTACCATACCAAGACCACCAGAAGTTGAAGGGGAGGCCGTTGCAGAAACACGAGCCAGGCAAAAATGGGACAACGATGACTATATATGCACTAGGCACATACTCAATGGCATGGCTAATGCATTGTTTGATGTCTACCAAAATGTTGGGAACGCAAAAGAACTATGGGACAAATTAGAGACAAAATATATGGCCAAGGACGCAACAAGTAAGAAATTTCTTATCACTCGCTTTAATAATTATAAGATGGTTGATGGTAGATCTGTCATGGAACAACGGTATGAAATTGAgcgtattttaaataattttaagcaACATAACATGCACATGGATGATACCATCATTGTATCTTCAATTATTAACAAACTCCCTCCATCATGGAAAGAATTCAAAAGAACTATGAAACATAGAAAGGATGATGTTTCTCTTGAGCAATTAAGTAATCACCTTCGTATTGAAGAGAGTATCGTAAACAAGACGATACTAAAGAGTAAAGTGCTCATGCTAATCTTCACGTAA
- the LOC107638283 gene encoding uncharacterized oxidoreductase At1g06690, chloroplastic: protein MSLHISSAGFTLVGHSRIRSVASEWESSATVKRVEDKVNLGASGLKVTTLGIGAWSWGDTTYWNNFDWNDRKEKAARDAFNASIDGGVTFFDTAEVYGSGLALGAVNSEVLLGRFIKERKEKDPDVEIAVATKFAALPWRFGRQSVLSALKDSLCRLGLDSVDLYQLHWPGVWGNEGYIDGLGDAVEKGLVKAVGVSNYSEKRLREAFEKLKKRGIPLASNQVNYSLIYRAPEEKGVKAACDELGITLIAYSPIAQGVLTGKYTPDKPPSGPRSRIYTPEFLTRLQPLLNRIAEIGKKYDKTSTQVSLNWLITQGNVVPIPGAKTAEQAEEFRGALGWRLSDDEVAELRSLASEIGPVVGFPVENL from the exons ATGTCATTGCATATAAGCAGTGCTGGTTTTACTCTGGTGGGTCATTCAAGAATAAGGAGTGTTGCATCGGAGTGGGAGAGTTCTGCGACTGTGAAGAGAGTGGAAGACAAGGTCAATTTGGGTGCCTCTGGTTTGAAGGTCACAACACTTGGAATTGGAGCTTGGTCATGGGGAGATACTACTTACTGGAACAATTTTGACTGGAATG ATAGGAAGGAGAAGGCTGCTAGAGATGCTTTTAACGCCAGTATTGACGGCGGTGTAACCTTTTTCGACACTGCTGAAGTCTACGGTTCTGGG CTGGCTCTAGGTGCTGTAAATTCAGAGGTTCTTCTTGGAAG ATTTATTAAGGAACGAAAAGAAAAGGATCCAGATGTTGAGATTGCAGTTGCAACTAAGTTTGCTGCGCTACCATGGAGATTCGGCCGGCAAAGCGTTCTCTCTGCTCTTAAAGATTCCCTTTGTCGACTAGGACTTGATTCCGTGGATCTTTATCAGCTTCATTG GCCTGGTGTGTGGGGAAATGAAG GGTATATTGATGGTCTCGGTGATGCTGTCGAGAAGGGGCTTGTGAAGGCTGTTGGTGTTTCGAACTATAGCG AAAAACGACTCCGGGAGGCTTTCGAGAAGCTCAAGAAGAGAGGTATTCCATTGGCTTCAAACCAAGTAAACTACAGCCTCATTTATCGAGCCCCGGAAGAAAAGGGTGTAAAGGCTGCCTGTGATGAACTTGGGATCACATTGATTGCCTATTCACCAATTGCTCAAG GTGTTCTTACTGGAAAGTATACGCCGGATAAACCCCCAAGTGGGCCTCGAAGTAGAATTTATACTCCGGAGTTTCTAACAAGG CTTCAACCTTTGCTGAATAGGATCGCTGAAATAGGAAAGAAGTATGATAAAACTTCTACACAG GTATCTCTGAACTGGCTGATAACACAGGGCAATGTGGTGCCGATACCCGGAGCCAAAACAGCCGAACAAGCTGAGGAATTCAGAGGTGCTCTTGGATGGAGACTCAGTGATGACGAGGTGGCTGAGCTTCGAAGTTTGGCTTCAGAAATTGGGCCTGTCGTTGGTTTCCCTGTTGAAAACCTCTGA
- the LOC107638284 gene encoding uncharacterized protein LOC107638284 isoform X2, with amino-acid sequence MMVGKEKAKAVIVGGSIAGISTAHALISAGWDVVLIEKTTAPPTGSPTGAGLGLDPLSHQIIQSWLPLPQFLHNTTLPLTIDQNQATDSEKKIRKTLTRDECFNFRAAHWADLHGLLYNALPPSVFLWGHLFLSFHVVDFKGSITTKVKVLKTGEVINIVGDLLVAADGCLSSVRQKYLPDFKLRYSGYCAWRGVLDFSKIEDSDTITGIRKAYPDLGKCLYFDLGSGTHAVFYELLNKKLNWIWYVNQPEPQVKGTSVTMKVSSEMIEKMYQEAEKVWIPELVKVMRATKEPFLNFIYDSDPLKKIFWENVVLVGDAAHPTTPHCLRSTNMSILDASVLGKCLEKWGVEKLESALEEYQSIRLPVTSKQVLHARWLGRIKQGLVLPQRDPFNPKSATPDECQELLQRNTPFFH; translated from the exons ATGATGGTTGGTAAAGAGAAGGCAAAGGCAGTGATAGTCGGGGGGAGCATAGCTGGAATATCAACTGCACATGCTCTTATCTCTGCTGGTTGGGATGTCGTCCTGATTGAGAAAACCACTGCACCTCCAACTGGAAGCCCCACTGGTGCTGGTCTTGGACTTGACCCTCTCTCTCACCAAATCATTCAATCTTGGCTTCCACTTCCTCAATTCCTACATAACACCACTCTCCCACTAACCATTGATCAG AACCAAGCAACTGATAGTGAGAAGAAGATCAGGAAGACATTGACAAGAGATGAGTGTTTCAACTTCCGAGCAGCGCATTGGGCTGATCTTCATGGCCTTCTATACAATGCGCTGCCGCCGAGTGTATTTTTATGGGGCCACCTCTTCCTCTCTTTCCATGTTGTGGACTTCAAAGGTTCCATAACAACAAAagtcaaggttctgaaaaccggagaGGTCATCAATATAGTAGGGGATTTGCTTGTTGCAGCTGATGGATGCCTCTCTTCCGTTCGGCAGAAATATCTCCCTGATTTTAAACT CAGGTATTCAGGATATTGTGCTTGGAGAGGGGTtcttgatttttcgaaaattgaggatTCAGATACAATAACAGGCATCCGCAAGGCATACCCTGACCTTGGAAAATGCTTGTACTTTGACTTGGGCTCAGGAACACATGCTGTGTTCTACGAGCTTCTAAACAAAAAGCTCAATTGGATTTGGTATGTGAATCAGCCAGAGCCACAAGTTAAG GGAACCTCTGTGACGATGAAAGTAAGTAGCGAGATGATTGAGAAAATGTACCAAGAAGCTGAAAAAGTGTGGATTCCAGAGCTGGTAAAGGTCATGAGAGCAACAAAGGAACCCTTCTTAAATTTTATATATGATAGTGATCCCTTGAAGAAGATTTTTTGGGAGAATGTGGTGTTAGTAGGAGATGCAGCTCACCCCACAACTCCTCATTGCCTTAGAAGCACAAACATGTCAATATTGGATGCATCAGTGTTAGGAAAATGTTTGGAGAAGTGGGGAGTGGAGAAGTTAGAATCAGCTTTAGAAGAGTATCAGTCCATCAGATTGCCAGTGACCTCCAAGCAGGTGTTGCATGCAAGGTGGCTTGGTCGCATAAAGCAAGGTTTGGTTCTTCCTCAAAGGGACCCTTTTAACCCCAAATCAGCAACACCAGATGAATGCCAAGAGCTTCTGCAGAGGAACACACCTTTTTTCCACTGA
- the LOC107638284 gene encoding uncharacterized protein LOC107638284 isoform X1, whose amino-acid sequence MMVGKEKAKAVIVGGSIAGISTAHALISAGWDVVLIEKTTAPPTGSPTGAGLGLDPLSHQIIQSWLPLPQFLHNTTLPLTIDQNQATDSEKKIRKTLTRDECFNFRAAHWADLHGLLYNALPPSVFLWGHLFLSFHVVDFKGSITTKVKVLKTGEVINIVGDLLVAADGCLSSVRQKYLPDFKLRYSGYCAWRGVLDFSKIEDSDTITGIRKAYPDLGKCLYFDLGSGTHAVFYELLNKKLNWIWYVNQPEPQVKGTSVTMKVSSEMIEKMYQEAEKVWIPELVKVMRATKEPFLNFIYDSDPLKKIFWENVVLVGDAAHPTTPHCLRSTNMSILDASVLGKCLEKWGVEKLESALEEYQSIRLPVTSKQVLHARWLGRIKQGLVLPQRDPFNPKSATPDECQELLQRNTPFFH is encoded by the exons ATGATGGTTGGTAAAGAGAAGGCAAAGGCAGTGATAGTCGGGGGGAGCATAGCTGGAATATCAACTGCACATGCTCTTATCTCTGCTGGTTGGGATGTCGTCCTGATTGAGAAAACCACTGCACCTCCAACTGGAAGCCCCACTGGTGCTGGTCTTGGACTTGACCCTCTCTCTCACCAAATCATTCAATCTTGGCTTCCACTTCCTCAATTCCTACATAACACCACTCTCCCACTAACCATTGATCAG AACCAAGCAACTGATAGTGAGAAGAAGATCAGGAAGACATTGACAAGAGATGAGTGTTTCAACTTCCGAGCAGCGCATTGGGCTGATCTTCATGGCCTTCTATACAATGCGCTGCCGCCGAGTGTATTTTTATGGGGCCACCTCTTCCTCTCTTTCCATGTTGTGGACTTCAAAGGTTCCATAACAACAAAagtcaaggttctgaaaaccggagaGGTCATCAATATAGTAGGGGATTTGCTTGTTGCAGCTGATGGATGCCTCTCTTCCGTTCGGCAGAAATATCTCCCTGATTTTAAACTGCG GTATTCAGGATATTGTGCTTGGAGAGGGGTtcttgatttttcgaaaattgaggatTCAGATACAATAACAGGCATCCGCAAGGCATACCCTGACCTTGGAAAATGCTTGTACTTTGACTTGGGCTCAGGAACACATGCTGTGTTCTACGAGCTTCTAAACAAAAAGCTCAATTGGATTTGGTATGTGAATCAGCCAGAGCCACAAGTTAAG GGAACCTCTGTGACGATGAAAGTAAGTAGCGAGATGATTGAGAAAATGTACCAAGAAGCTGAAAAAGTGTGGATTCCAGAGCTGGTAAAGGTCATGAGAGCAACAAAGGAACCCTTCTTAAATTTTATATATGATAGTGATCCCTTGAAGAAGATTTTTTGGGAGAATGTGGTGTTAGTAGGAGATGCAGCTCACCCCACAACTCCTCATTGCCTTAGAAGCACAAACATGTCAATATTGGATGCATCAGTGTTAGGAAAATGTTTGGAGAAGTGGGGAGTGGAGAAGTTAGAATCAGCTTTAGAAGAGTATCAGTCCATCAGATTGCCAGTGACCTCCAAGCAGGTGTTGCATGCAAGGTGGCTTGGTCGCATAAAGCAAGGTTTGGTTCTTCCTCAAAGGGACCCTTTTAACCCCAAATCAGCAACACCAGATGAATGCCAAGAGCTTCTGCAGAGGAACACACCTTTTTTCCACTGA
- the LOC107638284 gene encoding uncharacterized protein LOC107638284 isoform X3, with protein sequence MMVGKEKAKAVIVGGSIAGISTAHALISAGWDVVLIEKTTAPPTGSPTGAGLGLDPLSHQIIQSWLPLPQFLHNTTLPLTIDQNQATDSEKKIRKTLTRDECFNFRAAHWADLHGLLYNALPPSVFLWGHLFLSFHVVDFKGSITTKVKVLKTGEVINIVGDLLVAADGCLSSVRQKYLPDFKLRYSGYCAWRGVLDFSKIEDSDTITGIRKAYPDLGKCLYFDLGSGTHAVFYELLNKKLNWIWYVNQPEPQVKNNFSGNLCDDESK encoded by the exons ATGATGGTTGGTAAAGAGAAGGCAAAGGCAGTGATAGTCGGGGGGAGCATAGCTGGAATATCAACTGCACATGCTCTTATCTCTGCTGGTTGGGATGTCGTCCTGATTGAGAAAACCACTGCACCTCCAACTGGAAGCCCCACTGGTGCTGGTCTTGGACTTGACCCTCTCTCTCACCAAATCATTCAATCTTGGCTTCCACTTCCTCAATTCCTACATAACACCACTCTCCCACTAACCATTGATCAG AACCAAGCAACTGATAGTGAGAAGAAGATCAGGAAGACATTGACAAGAGATGAGTGTTTCAACTTCCGAGCAGCGCATTGGGCTGATCTTCATGGCCTTCTATACAATGCGCTGCCGCCGAGTGTATTTTTATGGGGCCACCTCTTCCTCTCTTTCCATGTTGTGGACTTCAAAGGTTCCATAACAACAAAagtcaaggttctgaaaaccggagaGGTCATCAATATAGTAGGGGATTTGCTTGTTGCAGCTGATGGATGCCTCTCTTCCGTTCGGCAGAAATATCTCCCTGATTTTAAACTGCG GTATTCAGGATATTGTGCTTGGAGAGGGGTtcttgatttttcgaaaattgaggatTCAGATACAATAACAGGCATCCGCAAGGCATACCCTGACCTTGGAAAATGCTTGTACTTTGACTTGGGCTCAGGAACACATGCTGTGTTCTACGAGCTTCTAAACAAAAAGCTCAATTGGATTTGGTATGTGAATCAGCCAGAGCCACAAGTTAAG AACAACTTTTCAGGGAACCTCTGTGACGATGAAAGTAAGTAG